One Mesorhizobium sp. L-2-11 genomic region harbors:
- the tnpC gene encoding IS66 family transposase produces the protein MVLPGLALPDDVDALKAMILSMAREQAASEARIAVADARIAASEAEVARLKAVEKSASERIANLTSILKVLQRTQHGTRSERLRLAIDDEQASFAFEEVETGLSEIRSELDRAVGNKPKRAPRPRKGFAAHLERIEEVVEPEIPADCEGLEKVLIGEDRSERLDVVPPKFQVIVTRRPKYAFRGRDGVVQALAPAHIIESGLPTERLLAYIAVSKYADGLPLYRQEAIYLRDGVEISRSLMAQWMGHLGFELQMLADYILERIKEGERVFADETTLPTLAPGSGKTTKAWLWAYARDDRPYGGTSPPMVAYRFEDSRGADCVARHLAGFSGILQVDGYSAYTNLVKARAKAGSNETIRLAGCWAHLRRKFYDLHISGVSQAATDSIIAMTELWKVEDEVRGKDAGSRAALRQEKSVAIVASLFDLWEAELGKVSGKSKTAEAIRYALTRREALERFLMDGRIEIDSNIVERAIRPQTITRKNSLFAGSHGGGRTWATVATLLQTCKMNSVDPLDWLSQTLTRIAQGWPASEIEMLMPWNFRPDVIG, from the coding sequence ATGGTTCTACCGGGTCTTGCCCTTCCCGACGACGTTGATGCGCTGAAGGCGATGATCCTTTCCATGGCTCGCGAGCAGGCTGCAAGCGAGGCCCGGATCGCAGTCGCCGACGCTCGGATCGCAGCATCTGAGGCGGAGGTCGCCCGGCTGAAAGCTGTCGAGAAAAGCGCCAGCGAGCGGATCGCCAATCTCACGTCAATCCTGAAAGTTTTACAGCGCACGCAACATGGCACGCGTTCCGAGCGGCTACGCCTGGCCATCGACGACGAGCAGGCCTCCTTTGCCTTCGAAGAGGTCGAGACCGGCCTTTCGGAAATCCGGAGCGAACTCGACCGCGCGGTCGGGAACAAGCCGAAGCGCGCCCCGCGTCCGCGCAAGGGCTTTGCTGCCCACCTCGAACGCATCGAGGAGGTCGTCGAGCCGGAAATCCCGGCCGACTGCGAGGGGCTTGAAAAGGTTCTGATCGGCGAGGATCGATCCGAGCGGCTGGACGTCGTGCCGCCGAAGTTCCAGGTCATCGTCACGCGCCGTCCCAAATACGCCTTCCGGGGCCGTGACGGCGTGGTCCAGGCTCTGGCGCCGGCGCACATCATCGAAAGCGGGCTGCCGACGGAGCGGCTGCTCGCCTATATCGCCGTCTCCAAATACGCCGACGGCCTCCCGCTTTATCGGCAGGAGGCGATCTATCTGCGCGACGGCGTCGAGATCAGCCGGTCGTTGATGGCGCAGTGGATGGGGCATCTGGGCTTCGAGCTGCAGATGCTTGCTGATTACATACTGGAGCGCATCAAGGAGGGCGAAAGGGTCTTCGCCGACGAGACGACCTTGCCCACCCTTGCCCCTGGTTCCGGGAAAACCACGAAAGCCTGGTTGTGGGCCTACGCACGGGATGACCGACCCTATGGCGGAACCAGTCCGCCAATGGTTGCCTATCGTTTTGAAGACAGCAGAGGTGCGGATTGCGTGGCGCGCCACCTCGCCGGATTCAGCGGTATCCTGCAAGTGGATGGCTACTCGGCCTATACCAACCTGGTCAAGGCACGGGCCAAAGCCGGCAGCAATGAAACAATCCGGCTCGCCGGGTGCTGGGCTCACCTGCGGCGCAAATTCTACGACCTGCACATCAGCGGGGTCTCGCAGGCCGCGACGGATTCGATCATCGCCATGACCGAATTGTGGAAGGTCGAGGACGAGGTCCGCGGCAAGGATGCCGGAAGCCGCGCCGCGCTACGTCAGGAAAAGTCCGTGGCCATTGTCGCGAGCCTCTTCGATCTATGGGAAGCGGAACTGGGCAAGGTCTCCGGAAAATCCAAGACCGCCGAGGCGATCCGCTACGCGCTCACCCGGCGGGAGGCGCTGGAACGCTTTCTGATGGACGGTCGCATCGAAATCGACTCCAATATCGTCGAGCGTGCAATCAGGCCCCAGACGATCACGCGAAAGAATAGTCTATTCGCCGGCAGCCACGGCGGTGGACGAACCTGGGCGACGGTAGCCACCTTGCTGCAAACCTGCAAAATGAACAGCGTCGATCCGCTCGACTGGCTCTCGCAGACCTTGACCCGCATCGCTCAAGGCTGGCCGGCATCCGAAATCGAAATGCTCATGCCTTGGAACTTTAGGCCTGACGTTATCGGCTGA
- the tnpB gene encoding IS66 family insertion sequence element accessory protein TnpB (TnpB, as the term is used for proteins encoded by IS66 family insertion elements, is considered an accessory protein, since TnpC, encoded by a neighboring gene, is a DDE family transposase.), with protein MIASGVVVYVSCQPVDFRKGAASLMALVRDGGLDPFSGALHVFRSKRADRVRIVWWDGSGVCLYSKTLEDHSFCWPGISAARMRLDHAQLMALLAGLDWKKIRPARVRRPLSTG; from the coding sequence ATGATCGCTTCCGGTGTGGTGGTTTACGTGTCGTGCCAGCCGGTCGACTTCCGCAAGGGCGCGGCATCTTTGATGGCGCTGGTCAGGGATGGCGGCCTGGACCCATTCTCGGGGGCACTTCACGTATTCCGTTCGAAGCGTGCGGACCGGGTTCGCATCGTGTGGTGGGACGGCAGCGGGGTTTGTCTTTATTCGAAGACTCTGGAAGATCACAGCTTCTGCTGGCCGGGGATATCGGCCGCGCGCATGCGTCTCGACCACGCCCAGTTGATGGCGCTTCTGGCCGGACTGGACTGGAAAAAGATTCGTCCGGCCAGGGTCAGGCGGCCGTTATCGACGGGCTGA
- a CDS encoding transposase — protein sequence MSDSMSHHRTFEILTAEPVPSRRKPRHRSDEEKARLVAEAFSPGGNVSAVARSEGLDPSQLYAWRRKALSSGMVAPLTEGASKPAKFTRFEAVGSDTVEIVIGDAVVRAGGDVDPDRLARIIRAVRKA from the coding sequence ATGAGCGACAGTATGAGCCATCATCGAACATTCGAGATTTTGACGGCGGAGCCTGTGCCGTCCCGACGCAAGCCGCGCCATCGGTCGGACGAAGAGAAGGCACGGCTTGTCGCCGAAGCGTTCTCGCCAGGGGGCAATGTCTCGGCGGTTGCGCGTTCCGAGGGGCTGGACCCCTCGCAGCTCTATGCGTGGCGCCGCAAGGCGCTTTCGTCGGGCATGGTTGCGCCACTGACGGAGGGAGCGAGCAAGCCGGCGAAGTTCACGCGCTTTGAAGCGGTGGGCAGCGACACGGTGGAAATCGTCATTGGCGACGCAGTGGTGCGCGCCGGCGGCGATGTCGATCCCGATCGCCTGGCGAGGATCATCCGCGCGGTTCGTAAGGCATGA